In one window of Deinococcus aquiradiocola DNA:
- a CDS encoding SDR family NAD(P)-dependent oxidoreductase — MATLVIGATGGIGEALARAWPEEALWLSGRNEERLDALATELKATPLRADLGYESHIRAMFDSLTLPLDTVVYAAGTALPEPVQGATPDAVRRVWNANYFGAMWVLKYGLPHLADGGRMYFVGARPELVTARGFGQYAASKAALARLLDVTRLEARGRTLTLVLPPAVDTPLWTQVGRTPKGAMSAGTVAQAIVADRAGAGQPELRVEDTAG, encoded by the coding sequence ATGGCGACACTGGTGATCGGAGCGACGGGCGGAATTGGTGAGGCGCTGGCGCGCGCATGGCCGGAAGAGGCCCTGTGGCTGAGCGGCCGGAACGAAGAGCGGCTGGACGCGCTCGCGACGGAACTGAAGGCCACGCCGCTGAGGGCGGACCTGGGGTACGAGAGTCACATCCGGGCGATGTTCGATTCGCTGACCCTGCCGCTCGATACGGTGGTGTACGCGGCGGGCACAGCCCTGCCGGAACCGGTGCAGGGCGCGACGCCGGACGCGGTGCGGCGCGTGTGGAACGCGAACTACTTCGGGGCGATGTGGGTGCTGAAGTACGGCCTGCCGCACCTTGCGGACGGTGGACGCATGTACTTCGTGGGTGCGCGGCCGGAACTCGTCACGGCGCGCGGGTTCGGGCAGTACGCGGCGAGCAAGGCGGCCCTGGCGCGCCTGCTGGACGTGACGCGGCTGGAGGCGCGCGGCCGGACACTGACGCTGGTGCTGCCGCCCGCCGTGGACACGCCCCTGTGGACGCAGGTGGGCCGCACGCCGAAGGGGGCCATGAGCGCCGGAACGGTCGCGCAGGCGATCGTCGCGGACCGCGCGGGGGCCGGGCAACCGGAACTGCGCGTGGAGGACACGGCAGGCTGA
- the murJ gene encoding murein biosynthesis integral membrane protein MurJ, giving the protein MTAAPRPPEPPTPVPPAPAPRKAGRNIVVVMLGTLGSRLSGIVRQLLINAFPAALTDAFLLATRVPNTLRELLAEGALVNAFIPVYKSLDTDGRRSLARAFSGVLIAVNLILMALGILAAPWIAGLLVPPGSQISFELVVYMTRLLVPFLMLISLSAIAMGLLNADEHFRESSFAPVAFNIASIAILLLLPHSGTWLALGWLIGGLAQLLVQLPSLNRFGLLPTPALATHPAMRRVLTNMAPFTLTAGARQILNFYVQRLLSSGQYPLGTVTGYNNAETLFTLANGLFVVSPALAYFPRLSQNAADRDWASFRTLTLQALRLVTFLAAPTSALLVALSGQAVSIFNLSHALDASKFRAGSGILEGWALALVPWAVNTILLRTFYARERVREAVTVSAVGFVAEVLLYRVLTPAFGYFGFGLATTITGTVMSAVLFMMYRRRIGFALTPFMLHLARVLPIAAVAGLVAWRVAAFLPAPGRFLPGMLGLVVAGGAGGAVYLALAAALRLPELQGLMSRVRRR; this is encoded by the coding sequence CCGCAAGGCCGGGCGGAACATCGTGGTGGTGATGCTCGGCACGCTCGGCTCGCGCCTGTCGGGCATCGTGCGGCAACTCCTGATCAACGCCTTCCCGGCCGCGCTGACCGACGCGTTCCTGCTCGCGACGCGCGTCCCGAACACCCTGCGCGAACTGCTGGCGGAGGGCGCGCTCGTGAACGCCTTCATCCCGGTGTACAAGTCCCTCGACACGGACGGGCGGCGCTCGCTGGCGCGGGCGTTCAGCGGCGTCCTGATCGCCGTGAACCTGATCCTGATGGCGCTGGGCATCCTGGCCGCCCCGTGGATTGCGGGCCTGCTCGTCCCGCCCGGCAGTCAGATCAGCTTCGAGCTGGTGGTGTACATGACGCGCCTCCTCGTGCCGTTCCTGATGCTGATCAGCCTGTCCGCCATCGCGATGGGCCTCCTGAACGCCGACGAGCACTTCCGCGAGTCGAGCTTCGCGCCGGTCGCGTTCAACATCGCCAGCATCGCCATCCTGCTGCTGCTGCCGCACAGCGGTACGTGGCTCGCGCTCGGCTGGCTGATCGGCGGCCTCGCGCAGCTGCTCGTGCAGCTCCCGTCCCTGAACCGGTTCGGGCTGCTGCCCACCCCGGCGCTCGCCACGCACCCCGCCATGCGGCGCGTCCTGACGAACATGGCGCCGTTCACGCTCACGGCGGGCGCGCGGCAGATCCTGAACTTCTACGTGCAGCGCCTCCTGTCGAGCGGTCAGTACCCGCTCGGTACCGTCACCGGGTACAACAACGCCGAGACGCTCTTCACGCTCGCGAACGGCCTGTTCGTGGTCAGTCCGGCCCTCGCGTACTTCCCGCGCCTGTCGCAGAACGCCGCCGACCGCGACTGGGCGTCCTTCCGCACCCTGACGCTGCAGGCACTGCGGCTCGTGACGTTCCTGGCCGCGCCCACCAGTGCGCTGCTCGTCGCGCTGTCCGGGCAGGCCGTCAGCATCTTCAACCTCAGCCACGCGCTCGACGCGAGCAAGTTCCGGGCGGGCAGCGGCATCCTGGAAGGCTGGGCGCTCGCGCTCGTGCCGTGGGCCGTGAACACCATCCTGCTGCGCACCTTCTACGCCCGCGAGCGCGTGCGGGAAGCCGTCACGGTCTCCGCCGTGGGCTTCGTGGCGGAGGTGCTGCTGTACCGCGTGCTCACGCCCGCCTTCGGGTACTTCGGGTTCGGGCTCGCCACCACCATCACCGGGACGGTCATGAGCGCCGTGCTGTTCATGATGTACCGCCGCCGCATCGGGTTCGCGCTCACGCCGTTCATGCTGCACCTCGCGCGCGTCCTGCCGATCGCGGCGGTGGCGGGCCTCGTCGCGTGGCGCGTCGCGGCGTTCCTGCCGGCCCCGGGCCGCTTCCTGCCCGGCATGCTGGGCCTGGTCGTGGCGGGCGGCGCGGGCGGCGCCGTGTATCTGGCGCTCGCCGCGGCCCTGCGCCTGCCCGAACTGCAGGGCCTGATGAGCCGCGTCCGCCGCCGCTGA